Proteins encoded within one genomic window of Cellulomonas xiejunii:
- the pheS gene encoding phenylalanine--tRNA ligase subunit alpha — protein sequence MTSDTPLSPLDADGVAAAVDDALAAVAAAGDLDALKSARLAHTGDASPLALANRAIGGLPGPDKAVAGKLVGQARGRVNAAVAARTAQLEAERDARVLVEESVDVTVPAERLPLGARHPLTTLSERIADVFVAMGWEIAEGPELEAEWFNFDALNFGVDHPARQMQDTFFVAPQDPQVPDDASGLVLRTHTSPVQARTLLERGVPVYIACPGKVFRTDALDATHTPVFHQVEGLAIDKGLTMAHLKGTLDHFARSMFGPEARTRLRPSFFPFTEPSAEMDLWFPQKKGGPGWIEWGGCGMVNPNVLRACGVDPDVYSGYAFGMGIERTLMLRHGIADMRDMVEGDVRFSEQFRTVI from the coding sequence ATGACCAGCGACACACCGCTGTCCCCGCTCGACGCCGACGGCGTCGCCGCAGCCGTCGACGACGCCCTCGCGGCGGTCGCCGCCGCCGGCGACCTCGACGCCCTGAAGTCCGCACGGCTCGCGCACACCGGCGACGCCAGCCCGCTCGCGCTGGCCAACCGCGCGATCGGGGGCCTGCCCGGCCCTGACAAGGCCGTGGCCGGCAAGCTCGTCGGCCAGGCGCGCGGTCGCGTCAACGCGGCCGTCGCCGCCCGCACGGCACAGCTCGAGGCCGAGCGCGACGCGCGCGTGCTCGTCGAGGAGTCCGTCGACGTGACGGTGCCCGCCGAGCGGCTCCCGCTCGGGGCGCGGCACCCGTTGACGACGCTCTCGGAGCGCATCGCCGACGTGTTCGTCGCGATGGGCTGGGAGATCGCCGAAGGGCCCGAGCTCGAGGCCGAGTGGTTCAACTTCGACGCGCTGAACTTCGGGGTCGACCACCCGGCCCGGCAGATGCAGGACACGTTCTTCGTGGCACCGCAGGACCCGCAGGTCCCCGACGACGCCTCGGGGCTCGTGCTGCGCACGCACACGTCGCCCGTGCAGGCGCGCACGCTGCTCGAGCGGGGCGTGCCGGTGTACATCGCGTGCCCGGGCAAGGTGTTCCGCACCGACGCGCTGGACGCGACCCACACGCCGGTGTTCCACCAGGTCGAGGGGCTCGCGATCGACAAGGGCCTGACGATGGCGCACCTCAAGGGCACGCTCGACCACTTCGCGCGGTCGATGTTCGGTCCGGAGGCCCGCACGCGGCTGCGTCCGTCGTTCTTCCCCTTCACCGAGCCCTCGGCGGAGATGGACCTGTGGTTCCCGCAGAAGAAGGGCGGGCCCGGCTGGATCGAGTGGGGAGGCTGCGGCATGGTCAACCCGAACGTCCTGCGCGCCTGCGGCGTGGACCCCGACGTGTACTCCGGGTACGCGTTCGGCATGGGCATCGAGCGCACGCTCATGCTCCGGCACGGCATCGCCGACATGCGCGACATGGTCGAGGGCGACGTGCGCTTCTCCGAGCAGTTCCGGACGGTGATCTGA
- the pheT gene encoding phenylalanine--tRNA ligase subunit beta, giving the protein MPRVPLTWLAEHVDLPADLTAEQLAADLVRVGLEEEAIHSSGVTGPLVVGQVVELTPEPQKNGKTINWCRVDVGAHNDLDDAGDPTVPRGIVCGAHNFGVGDRVVVALPGAVLPGPFPIAARKTYGHVSDGMICSARELGLGEDHAGIIVLSRLGYGEDVTTPGTDALRLLGLADEVLEINVTPDRGYCFSMRGVAREYAHSTGARFTDAGLATDDVLRERPTGFAVEVDDDEGIHGVPGCDRFVAQVVRGVRASGPSPAWMQRRLTQAGMRPISLAVDVTNYVMLDLGQPMHAYDLDTLTAPVVVRRARAGERVTTLDDVERTLDPQDLLITDSTGGRGARVLGIAGVMGGADSEVGDATTDLLLEAAHFDPVTVARSSRRHRLTSEASKRFERGVDPRLPRVAVARAAALLVEHGGGTVDDALTDVDTTVAPPPVAFDPAQAARLVGVPYTDDEVRVTLTEIGCEVDDADATWQVRVPTWRPDLTAGVDLVEEVARLRGYDAIPSIVPPAPSGRGLTRGQRVRRAVADTLAGGGLVEVLSYPFVGTDQLDALALPADDDRRRAVRLVNPLTDGQPLMRTDLLVTLLDTARRNVARGNVDVGLFEMGLVTRPDAGAVSAPRLPGGVRPSDDQLAALAAAVPAQPLHVAGVVTGLVEPAGPGRAGRRADVEDVLAHVRRVAQVVGVDVTSTADPERAPFHPGRCARLTVPSGAVVGHAGELHPKVVAALDLPARAVAFELDLTALLAAAGEEPVTAVPVSTFPVAKEDVALVVAADVPSSDVLAAVRAGAAGSPAGDVLEDVHLFDVYTGDQVGAGRKSLAFALRLRAADRTLTAADTAAVRDAVVAEAHARVGATLRA; this is encoded by the coding sequence ATGCCTCGTGTCCCGCTGACGTGGCTCGCCGAGCACGTCGATCTCCCTGCCGACCTCACGGCCGAGCAGCTGGCTGCCGACCTCGTGCGCGTCGGGCTCGAGGAGGAGGCGATCCACAGCTCCGGCGTGACCGGCCCGCTCGTCGTGGGCCAGGTCGTCGAGCTGACGCCCGAGCCGCAGAAGAACGGCAAGACCATCAACTGGTGCCGTGTCGACGTCGGCGCGCACAACGACCTCGACGACGCGGGCGACCCGACGGTGCCGCGGGGCATCGTGTGCGGTGCGCACAACTTCGGTGTCGGTGACCGCGTCGTCGTGGCGCTGCCCGGTGCGGTGCTGCCCGGCCCGTTCCCCATCGCGGCACGCAAGACGTACGGGCACGTGTCGGACGGCATGATCTGCTCGGCACGCGAGCTGGGCCTGGGGGAGGACCACGCGGGCATCATCGTGCTGTCGCGTCTCGGGTACGGCGAGGACGTCACGACGCCCGGCACCGACGCGCTGCGCCTGCTGGGCCTGGCCGACGAGGTCCTCGAGATCAACGTCACGCCCGACCGCGGGTACTGCTTCTCGATGCGCGGTGTCGCGCGGGAGTACGCGCACTCGACCGGTGCCCGCTTCACGGACGCGGGACTCGCGACGGATGACGTGCTGCGTGAGCGGCCGACCGGCTTCGCGGTCGAGGTCGACGACGACGAGGGCATCCACGGGGTGCCGGGGTGCGACAGGTTCGTCGCGCAGGTCGTGCGCGGCGTGCGGGCGTCCGGTCCGTCGCCGGCGTGGATGCAGCGGCGGCTCACGCAGGCGGGGATGCGTCCGATCAGCCTCGCGGTGGACGTGACGAACTACGTCATGCTCGACCTCGGTCAGCCGATGCACGCCTACGACCTGGACACGTTGACGGCGCCCGTCGTCGTGCGGCGAGCACGGGCGGGGGAGCGCGTCACGACGCTGGACGACGTCGAGCGGACGCTGGACCCGCAGGACCTGCTGATCACGGACTCCACCGGCGGGCGCGGAGCGCGCGTCCTGGGCATCGCGGGCGTCATGGGCGGGGCCGACTCCGAGGTCGGTGACGCGACGACGGACCTGCTGCTGGAGGCTGCGCACTTCGACCCGGTGACGGTCGCGCGCTCGTCGCGGCGCCACCGGCTGACGTCCGAGGCGTCCAAGCGGTTCGAGCGGGGAGTGGACCCTCGGCTGCCGCGCGTCGCGGTCGCCCGGGCCGCGGCGCTGCTCGTCGAGCACGGCGGTGGGACGGTCGACGACGCGCTCACGGACGTCGACACCACGGTGGCGCCGCCTCCGGTGGCGTTCGACCCCGCGCAGGCGGCCCGCCTCGTGGGTGTGCCGTACACGGACGACGAGGTGCGCGTGACGCTCACCGAGATCGGGTGCGAGGTGGACGACGCGGACGCCACGTGGCAGGTGCGCGTGCCGACGTGGCGCCCGGACCTCACCGCGGGCGTCGACCTCGTGGAGGAGGTCGCGCGGCTGCGGGGCTACGACGCGATCCCCTCGATCGTGCCGCCCGCACCGTCGGGCCGCGGCCTGACGCGCGGGCAGCGGGTCCGGCGGGCGGTGGCGGACACGCTGGCCGGCGGCGGCCTCGTCGAGGTGCTGAGCTACCCGTTCGTCGGCACCGACCAGCTCGACGCGCTCGCCCTGCCGGCGGACGACGACCGTCGTCGGGCGGTGCGCCTCGTCAACCCGCTGACCGACGGGCAGCCGCTGATGCGGACGGACCTGCTGGTCACGCTGCTCGACACCGCGCGGCGCAACGTCGCGCGCGGGAACGTCGACGTGGGGCTGTTCGAGATGGGTCTGGTCACGCGGCCGGATGCGGGAGCGGTGTCCGCGCCGCGCCTGCCCGGCGGGGTGCGGCCGAGCGACGACCAGCTCGCCGCGCTCGCCGCGGCCGTCCCGGCGCAGCCGCTGCACGTCGCGGGCGTGGTCACGGGTCTGGTCGAGCCGGCCGGTCCCGGGCGTGCGGGGCGTCGTGCGGACGTCGAGGACGTCCTGGCGCACGTGCGTCGTGTCGCGCAGGTGGTCGGCGTCGACGTGACGTCGACGGCGGACCCGGAGCGTGCGCCGTTCCATCCCGGCCGGTGCGCGCGGCTGACGGTGCCTTCCGGCGCCGTCGTGGGCCACGCGGGCGAGCTGCACCCGAAGGTGGTCGCCGCCCTGGACCTGCCGGCGCGCGCGGTCGCCTTCGAGCTGGACCTCACGGCCCTGCTCGCCGCGGCGGGTGAGGAGCCGGTGACGGCCGTACCCGTCTCGACGTTCCCGGTCGCCAAGGAGGACGTCGCCCTGGTGGTCGCTGCGGACGTGCCCTCCTCGGACGTCCTCGCGGCGGTCCGCGCGGGCGCCGCGGGGAGCCCCGCGGGCGACGTGCTGGAGGACGTGCACCTGTTCGACGTCTACACCGGCGACCAGGTCGGAGCCGGGCGCAAGTCGCTCGCGTTCGCGCTGCGGCTGCGTGCGGCGGACCGGACGCTGACGGCCGCCGACACGGCCGCGGTGCGCGACGCGGTCGTCGCCGAGGCGCACGCCCGGGTGGGTGCCACGCTGCGCGCGTGA
- a CDS encoding ExeM/NucH family extracellular endonuclease, with the protein MHARRRTATGALTALALLLTGGIATAGSAHGAVSVDAPLLLNEVYGGGGNSGAPFDRDFVELVNPGDAPLDLAGYSLQYASVGGGSWQVTPLSGTVPAGSTFVVGQAFGSNTDAPDVPVDLEGTGVPMSGTNGKVALVAGVAQLTCSTACADVEAVVDLVGWGPNASSWVGTGPAPATTNATSVARDAAHTHTADNAADFTAGTPTPTPAGTDPQEPGGPQTVTIAEIQGTGDASPLVGVTVTTSGVVTAAYPTGGLNGYVLQTPGTGGGDTASRTASDAVFVYSPATAGQVAVGQQLRISGQVAEFNGLTQVTVAAAGDVEVLPAADAPTPVSGAWPAAAAAREALESMLLLPTGDLTVTNTYSTHQYGEVGLATGTTPLLQPTEVGRPGSAEAAAVLADNAARGVVLDDGASTNYLGTGNGGLTPPYVSLDNPVRVGSAVQVTEPLVVDYRNNTWKLNPTAPVVAGGPAPVTFEDDRPAAPDAVGGDLSVASFNVLNYFTTLGDITASCVAYRDPAGEPVTVREGCDQRGAWDAQDLERQQTKIVAAIAALDADVVGLMEIENSARVDGVADEAVATLVDALNAHVGSEQWAYVPSSSELPPAADQDVITNAIIYRLAAVTPAGPSRALGDQSGDGQAFGNAREPIGQVFAPTSGGESFLVVVNHFKSKGSPGPWPGDADAGDGQGTSNESRVRQATALRDWVRDVQGDTEAVALVGDFNAYTREDPLQVLYDAGYVDAVVALAPGQYSYSFGGLSGSLDHVLLNEAAAARATGADVWEINAPESLALEYSRFGYHGTTFWAPDPYRSSDHDPVVVGLTAGDANAGPVDLTFLNINDFHGRIDANTVKLAGTVEQQRAAADGPVAFLSAGDNIGASLFASAVQDDQPTIDVLNALGLGASAIGNHELDNGYDDLVDRVIAGGQNAAFPYLGANVYLDGTTTPALDEYAILEMGSVIVGVIGAVTQETPTLVRPDGIAALDFGDPVEAVNRVAAQLTDGDEANGEADVIVAQYHEGAGAGTPDGATLEEEVAAGGAFAEIVTGTDAAVDVVFTGHTHKQYAWFGPVGDGGDTRPIVQTGSYGEFLGKVVLTYDPATDEVTAAVAENVARTTTPDAELVAAYPRVAAVAAIVADALAFAAQVGSQPVGSVTADVTTAFSGGSYVDGVYVGSAPGTTTGRDDRSRESTLGSLVADALLDSLSAPERGGAQIGVVNPGGMRAELLHAPDGTITYAEANAVLPFVNNLWTTTLTGAQVVTMLEQQWQTDEDGNVPSRPYLQLGLSDNVAYTYDASRELGDRITSVTVDGEPIDLDAPYRIGTFSFLAQGGDNFRVFTQGTQTADSGLVDRDAWIAYLQANPGIAPDFAERAVAVPALADAVAAGGQLTFTVGGINLTSLGAPQNTSVEVRLGDDVLGTFPLVQGEGPDAAAEVTVTVPAGLAPGAHTLTVVAAPSGTTATVPFTVEEASTGSSTTLSASPTTQVFGTRGTRVRLTASVESEAPVAGTVQFVAGEEVLGTSTLRDGRAVLTLPADTPVGTYEVVARYAGTDAVTGSQSAPVTVTVVRATSRTSLDVLQSPLPRLIPSVWVATVGLDTARLPQGRVELREGERVVARADVVLGLAIGTVPRGIGSGTHRLTAVFVPDAPDEVAGSASRTVSVRG; encoded by the coding sequence GTGCACGCACGACGACGAACGGCCACCGGAGCGCTCACGGCGCTCGCCCTGCTGCTGACCGGCGGCATCGCCACTGCCGGCTCGGCCCACGGGGCGGTGTCCGTCGACGCACCGCTGCTCCTCAACGAGGTGTACGGCGGCGGCGGCAACTCCGGGGCGCCCTTCGACCGCGACTTCGTCGAGCTGGTCAACCCCGGCGACGCGCCGCTGGACCTCGCCGGCTACTCGCTGCAGTACGCGTCGGTCGGGGGCGGGTCGTGGCAGGTCACGCCGCTGTCGGGCACCGTGCCGGCCGGGTCGACGTTCGTCGTCGGGCAGGCGTTCGGCAGCAACACCGACGCGCCGGACGTCCCCGTCGACCTCGAGGGCACCGGTGTGCCGATGAGCGGGACGAACGGCAAGGTCGCGCTCGTCGCGGGGGTCGCGCAGCTCACGTGCAGCACCGCGTGCGCGGACGTCGAGGCCGTCGTCGACCTCGTGGGATGGGGGCCCAACGCGTCGTCGTGGGTGGGCACGGGCCCGGCTCCCGCGACGACCAACGCCACGTCGGTCGCGCGCGACGCCGCGCACACGCACACGGCCGACAACGCAGCCGACTTCACGGCGGGCACGCCCACGCCGACGCCCGCGGGGACCGACCCGCAGGAGCCGGGCGGCCCGCAGACGGTGACGATCGCCGAGATCCAGGGCACGGGTGACGCGTCCCCGCTCGTGGGCGTGACGGTCACGACGTCCGGGGTGGTCACGGCGGCGTACCCGACGGGCGGCCTGAACGGCTACGTCCTGCAGACCCCGGGTACCGGAGGCGGTGACACCGCCTCACGCACCGCGTCGGACGCCGTCTTCGTCTACTCGCCCGCCACGGCCGGGCAGGTCGCGGTCGGGCAGCAGCTGCGCATCAGCGGACAGGTCGCGGAGTTCAACGGCCTGACGCAGGTCACGGTCGCGGCCGCCGGGGACGTCGAGGTGCTGCCCGCCGCGGACGCGCCGACGCCCGTGAGCGGTGCGTGGCCGGCCGCTGCGGCGGCACGCGAGGCCCTGGAGTCGATGCTCCTGCTCCCCACCGGCGACCTCACGGTCACCAACACCTACAGCACGCACCAGTACGGCGAGGTCGGGCTGGCGACCGGCACGACGCCGCTGCTGCAGCCGACGGAGGTCGGACGTCCTGGCTCGGCCGAGGCCGCCGCGGTCCTGGCTGACAACGCGGCCCGCGGCGTCGTCCTGGACGACGGCGCGTCGACCAACTACCTCGGGACCGGCAACGGCGGCCTCACGCCGCCGTACGTCTCGCTCGACAACCCGGTGCGTGTGGGGTCAGCCGTGCAGGTCACGGAGCCACTGGTCGTCGACTACCGCAACAACACCTGGAAGCTGAACCCCACGGCGCCCGTCGTCGCGGGCGGCCCGGCGCCGGTCACGTTCGAGGACGACCGTCCCGCGGCTCCGGACGCCGTCGGCGGGGACCTGTCCGTCGCCTCGTTCAACGTCCTCAACTACTTCACGACGCTCGGTGACATCACCGCGTCGTGCGTCGCCTACCGGGACCCCGCGGGCGAGCCGGTGACGGTCCGTGAAGGGTGCGACCAGCGCGGGGCGTGGGACGCGCAGGACCTCGAGCGGCAGCAGACCAAGATCGTCGCCGCCATCGCGGCGCTCGACGCGGACGTCGTCGGTCTCATGGAGATCGAGAACTCGGCCCGCGTCGACGGGGTCGCGGACGAGGCGGTGGCCACCCTGGTCGACGCGCTCAACGCCCACGTCGGCTCGGAGCAGTGGGCTTACGTGCCCTCGTCGAGCGAGCTGCCGCCGGCGGCCGACCAGGACGTCATCACCAACGCCATCATCTACCGGCTCGCGGCCGTGACCCCCGCCGGACCGTCCCGTGCGCTGGGCGACCAGAGCGGCGACGGCCAGGCCTTCGGGAACGCCCGCGAGCCCATCGGGCAGGTCTTCGCGCCGACCAGCGGCGGGGAGTCGTTCCTGGTCGTCGTCAACCACTTCAAGTCGAAGGGCTCGCCGGGCCCCTGGCCGGGTGACGCGGACGCGGGCGACGGCCAGGGCACGTCGAACGAGTCCCGCGTGCGGCAGGCGACGGCGCTGCGCGACTGGGTGCGCGACGTGCAGGGCGACACCGAGGCGGTCGCGCTCGTCGGTGACTTCAACGCGTACACGCGTGAGGACCCCCTGCAGGTGCTGTACGACGCCGGCTACGTGGACGCCGTGGTGGCACTCGCGCCGGGCCAGTACAGCTACTCGTTCGGCGGTCTGTCGGGATCGCTGGACCACGTGCTCCTCAACGAGGCCGCCGCTGCGCGTGCCACCGGCGCGGACGTCTGGGAGATCAACGCCCCGGAGTCGCTCGCGCTGGAGTACAGCCGGTTCGGCTACCACGGCACGACGTTCTGGGCGCCGGACCCGTACCGGTCCTCGGACCACGACCCGGTCGTGGTGGGGCTGACGGCCGGTGACGCGAACGCAGGCCCGGTCGACCTGACGTTCCTCAACATCAACGACTTCCACGGCCGCATCGACGCGAACACCGTGAAGCTCGCGGGGACGGTCGAGCAGCAGCGCGCGGCGGCGGACGGGCCGGTGGCGTTCCTCTCGGCGGGGGACAACATCGGTGCGTCGCTGTTCGCGTCCGCCGTGCAGGACGACCAGCCGACGATCGACGTGCTCAACGCCCTGGGGCTGGGCGCGTCCGCGATCGGCAACCACGAGCTCGACAACGGGTACGACGACCTGGTGGACCGGGTCATCGCGGGCGGGCAGAACGCGGCCTTCCCGTACCTGGGTGCCAACGTGTATCTCGACGGCACCACGACCCCCGCACTCGATGAGTACGCCATCCTCGAGATGGGTTCGGTCATCGTCGGTGTGATCGGCGCCGTCACGCAGGAGACCCCCACGCTCGTGCGGCCCGACGGGATCGCGGCGCTCGACTTCGGTGACCCGGTCGAGGCCGTCAACCGCGTCGCGGCGCAGCTCACCGACGGCGACGAGGCCAACGGCGAGGCCGACGTGATCGTGGCCCAGTACCACGAGGGCGCCGGCGCCGGCACGCCCGACGGCGCGACCCTGGAGGAGGAGGTCGCCGCAGGCGGCGCGTTCGCCGAGATCGTCACCGGGACGGATGCCGCGGTCGACGTGGTCTTCACCGGGCACACGCACAAGCAGTACGCGTGGTTCGGGCCCGTCGGCGACGGCGGGGACACCCGTCCGATCGTGCAGACCGGCTCGTACGGCGAGTTCCTCGGCAAGGTCGTCCTGACGTACGACCCGGCGACGGACGAGGTCACGGCCGCGGTCGCCGAGAACGTGGCGCGCACGACGACGCCCGATGCCGAGCTCGTCGCGGCGTACCCGCGCGTGGCCGCCGTCGCGGCGATCGTGGCCGACGCGCTCGCGTTCGCGGCACAGGTGGGGTCCCAGCCGGTCGGGTCCGTCACGGCGGACGTGACGACCGCGTTCAGCGGTGGGTCGTACGTCGACGGCGTGTACGTCGGGTCCGCACCGGGGACGACGACCGGCCGGGACGACCGCAGCCGTGAGTCGACGCTGGGGTCGCTCGTCGCCGACGCGCTGCTCGACTCGCTGTCGGCACCCGAGCGCGGCGGCGCCCAGATCGGTGTGGTCAACCCCGGCGGGATGCGTGCCGAGCTGCTGCACGCGCCCGACGGCACCATCACGTACGCCGAGGCGAACGCCGTGCTCCCGTTCGTCAACAACCTCTGGACGACCACGCTCACGGGCGCCCAGGTGGTGACCATGCTGGAGCAGCAGTGGCAGACCGACGAGGACGGCAACGTCCCGAGCCGGCCGTACCTGCAGCTCGGGCTCTCGGACAACGTGGCGTACACGTACGACGCGTCGCGCGAGCTGGGCGACCGGATCACGTCGGTCACGGTCGACGGCGAGCCCATCGACCTCGACGCGCCGTACCGCATCGGGACGTTCTCGTTCCTCGCGCAGGGCGGGGACAACTTCCGGGTGTTCACGCAGGGGACGCAGACGGCCGACTCCGGCCTCGTCGACCGTGACGCGTGGATCGCGTACCTGCAGGCGAACCCGGGCATCGCGCCCGACTTCGCGGAGCGGGCCGTCGCGGTGCCGGCGCTCGCGGACGCCGTGGCGGCGGGCGGGCAGCTGACGTTCACGGTCGGGGGGATCAACCTCACGAGCCTGGGCGCACCGCAGAACACGTCGGTCGAGGTGCGGCTCGGTGACGACGTGCTGGGCACCTTCCCCCTCGTGCAGGGGGAAGGGCCGGACGCCGCAGCCGAGGTCACGGTCACGGTGCCCGCCGGCCTCGCGCCCGGTGCCCACACCCTGACGGTCGTCGCAGCCCCCAGCGGGACCACGGCGACGGTGCCGTTCACGGTCGAGGAGGCGTCGACCGGGTCGTCGACGACGCTGAGCGCCTCGCCCACGACGCAGGTCTTCGGGACACGGGGGACGCGGGTCCGGCTGACCGCGTCGGTCGAGTCGGAGGCGCCGGTCGCCGGCACCGTGCAGTTCGTCGCCGGCGAGGAGGTGCTGGGCACGTCGACGCTGCGTGACGGCCGCGCGGTGCTGACACTTCCGGCGGACACACCCGTCGGCACGTACGAGGTCGTCGCCCGGTACGCCGGGACCGACGCGGTCACCGGTTCGCAGTCCGCGCCGGTCACCGTCACGGTGGTGCGCGCGACCAGCAGGACGTCGCTCGACGTCCTGCAGTCGCCGCTGCCGCGGCTGATCCCGTCGGTGTGGGTGGCGACCGTCGGGCTCGACACCGCGCGCCTCCCGCAGGGGCGGGTGGAGCTGCGTGAGGGCGAGCGTGTCGTCGCGCGGGCGGACGTGGTCCTCGGCCTCGCGATCGGGACCGTGCCCCGCGGCATCGGCTCGGGGACGCACCGGCTGACGGCGGTCTTCGTCCCGGACGCACCGGACGAGGTCGCGGGCAGCGCGAGCCGGACGGTCTCGGTGCGCGGCTGA
- a CDS encoding LLM class flavin-dependent oxidoreductase: protein MSSHYLWYIPNTVEPGHRGDDTTDGWGSLDLSTELALAAEAHGWEGALIGTGWGRPDTFTVATALAARTTTFQPLVAIRPGYWQPAHFASAAATLDRLSGGRLLVNIVSGHDGVAQYGDTAGDQAQRYGRTQEFLAIVRRLWTQERVTFHGEHYRVDDSTLAPRPVATDDRAHPRLYFGGASPAAERVAAAEADVQLFWGEPLDGVAERIARLRALSDDVERRHAPLEFGLRITTVVRDTSEEAWHDAEAKVARMAQDAGARPDPLRRRAVGQQRLLDLAARGDVLDSCLYTAPGRYGGGGAGTTWLVGSAEDVADALRRYRDLGVTHFVLSDTPYLHETARVGQSLLGLLREPVPA, encoded by the coding sequence ATGAGCTCGCACTACCTCTGGTACATCCCCAACACCGTCGAGCCGGGCCACCGCGGTGACGACACGACCGACGGCTGGGGCTCCCTCGACCTGTCGACCGAACTCGCGCTCGCCGCGGAGGCCCACGGCTGGGAGGGTGCGCTCATCGGCACCGGCTGGGGCCGTCCCGACACGTTCACGGTCGCCACCGCGCTGGCAGCACGCACGACGACCTTCCAGCCGCTCGTCGCGATCCGGCCCGGGTACTGGCAGCCCGCGCACTTCGCGAGCGCCGCCGCGACCCTGGACCGGCTGTCGGGCGGCCGCCTGCTGGTGAACATCGTCAGCGGGCACGACGGTGTCGCGCAGTACGGCGACACCGCGGGCGACCAGGCGCAGCGGTACGGACGCACCCAGGAGTTCCTCGCCATCGTCCGCCGCCTGTGGACGCAGGAGCGCGTGACCTTCCACGGCGAGCACTACCGCGTCGACGACTCCACCCTCGCCCCGCGCCCGGTCGCCACGGACGACCGGGCGCACCCGCGGCTGTACTTCGGCGGCGCATCACCCGCCGCCGAGCGTGTCGCCGCCGCGGAGGCCGACGTCCAGCTGTTCTGGGGGGAGCCGCTCGACGGCGTCGCGGAACGCATCGCACGGTTGCGCGCGCTGAGCGACGACGTCGAGCGCCGGCACGCGCCCCTGGAGTTCGGCCTGCGCATCACGACGGTCGTGCGCGACACGTCCGAGGAGGCGTGGCACGACGCCGAGGCGAAGGTCGCGCGCATGGCCCAGGACGCCGGCGCCCGACCCGACCCGCTGCGGCGCCGCGCAGTCGGGCAGCAACGGCTCCTCGACCTGGCCGCGCGCGGTGACGTCCTCGACTCCTGCCTGTACACCGCACCGGGCCGGTACGGCGGCGGCGGCGCCGGGACGACCTGGCTCGTCGGGTCCGCCGAGGACGTCGCCGACGCGCTGCGCCGCTACCGCGACCTGGGGGTCACGCACTTCGTGCTGTCCGACACCCCGTACCTGCACGAGACGGCACGCGTGGGCCAGAGCCTGCTGGGGCTGCTGCGCGAGCCCGTCCCGGCCTGA
- a CDS encoding TrpB-like pyridoxal phosphate-dependent enzyme: MTTSHDTTRPAPLTDPVGTVVPSAVPTHWYNLAADLPEPCPPALHPGTREPLTPDDLAPLFPMALIAQEVSTERWIEIPQTVREIYALWRPAPLLRARRLERALGTPAKIYYKYEGGSPAGSHKPNTAVAQAYYNAIEGTTRLTTETGAGQWGASLSMACALLGLGCEVWQVRASYDGKPYRRMQMETYGATCHPSPSDLTAAGRAMLAADPHTTGSLGMAISEAVEVAANDPKAHYALGSVLNHVLLHQSVIGQEALAQLDELGETADVVFGCAGGGSNLAGLSFPFLGRNLRDGATTRVVACEPAACPSMTQGEYRYDFGDVAGLTPLLKMHTLGKDFVPPPIHAGGLRYHGMAPMVSHAYALGLMDAIAVEQDAAFAAGIEFARAEGIIPAPESTHALAGALAHARAATTDETILVGLSGNGVLDLPAYHDYV; encoded by the coding sequence ATGACCACCTCTCACGACACGACCCGACCCGCACCGCTGACCGACCCGGTCGGCACCGTGGTGCCGTCCGCCGTGCCGACCCACTGGTACAACCTCGCGGCCGACCTGCCCGAGCCCTGCCCGCCGGCGCTGCACCCGGGCACGCGCGAGCCGCTGACGCCCGACGACCTGGCGCCGCTGTTCCCGATGGCGCTCATCGCGCAGGAGGTCTCGACCGAGCGGTGGATCGAGATCCCGCAGACGGTCCGCGAGATCTACGCGCTGTGGCGGCCCGCACCTCTGCTGCGGGCGCGACGCCTCGAGCGCGCGCTGGGGACGCCGGCGAAGATCTACTACAAGTACGAGGGCGGCTCGCCCGCCGGCTCGCACAAGCCGAACACGGCCGTGGCGCAGGCGTACTACAACGCGATCGAGGGCACCACGCGGCTCACGACGGAGACGGGCGCGGGCCAGTGGGGAGCGTCGCTGTCGATGGCCTGCGCGCTGCTGGGCCTGGGGTGCGAGGTGTGGCAGGTGCGCGCGTCCTACGACGGCAAGCCCTACCGGCGCATGCAGATGGAGACGTACGGCGCGACGTGCCACCCGTCCCCCTCGGACCTCACGGCGGCCGGCCGCGCGATGCTCGCCGCCGACCCCCACACCACGGGGTCGCTGGGCATGGCGATCAGCGAGGCGGTCGAGGTCGCGGCGAACGACCCGAAGGCGCACTACGCGCTGGGGTCGGTGCTCAACCACGTGCTCCTGCACCAGAGCGTCATCGGGCAGGAGGCGCTCGCGCAGCTCGACGAGCTGGGTGAGACGGCGGACGTCGTGTTCGGGTGCGCGGGCGGCGGGTCCAACCTGGCCGGGCTGAGCTTCCCGTTCCTCGGGCGCAACCTGCGCGACGGGGCCACGACGCGCGTCGTGGCGTGCGAGCCCGCGGCCTGCCCGTCGATGACCCAGGGCGAGTACCGGTACGACTTCGGTGACGTCGCGGGCCTGACGCCCCTGCTGAAGATGCACACGCTGGGCAAGGACTTCGTGCCGCCGCCCATCCACGCGGGTGGTCTGCGGTACCACGGCATGGCGCCGATGGTGTCGCACGCGTACGCGCTGGGACTCATGGACGCCATCGCGGTGGAGCAGGACGCCGCCTTCGCGGCCGGCATCGAGTTCGCGCGTGCCGAGGGCATCATCCCGGCGCCGGAGTCGACGCACGCCCTCGCCGGGGCCCTGGCGCACGCGCGAGCGGCGACGACGGACGAGACGATCCTCGTCGGTCTGTCCGGCAACGGGGTGCTCGACCTGCCCGCCTACCACGACTACGTCTGA